In Actinomadura luteofluorescens, the sequence CGGCGAGCGTGCGCATCGCGAAGATCATGATGTCGGCCTGGCCGCCGAAGTAGTGCCGGACGGACCCGATCGCCAGGCCCGCCTCGGCGGCGACGGTGCGCAGCGAGGCCTGCTCCAGGCCGTCCCGGAGCACGACGCGGAACACGGCCTCGGCCACCTCGCGGCGGCGGGCCTCGGGATCGACGATCTTCGGCACCGCTCTTTTATAGCACGTCCGTGCTACAGTCTTTTTTGGCACGACCGTGCCAAAGAAGCCCGACGGAGGGGGAAGGCCGACATGGACGAGGTGATGAACATCCTGCTGATCCGCTTCGCGATCATCGTCGCGGGGATCGCGCTGCTGGCCGTCGCGGTGTTCAGCGTGGCGATCACGCTGAGGCGCCGCGGCCGGCTCGGCCGGGCCCGCGGCCTGGTCGAACCGGCCCTGCGCGCCTGGGCCGACCGCCCGGCGCCCGGCCCGGGCGCGCGGCGGAGCGGCGGCCGGTCCGAACTCGGCCGGCTCGCCGCCCGCGGCGCCCTGCACTACCTGGACCACCGGACCGGGCCCCGCCGGGCGGGAGGGGACCGGTGACCCTCGCCGCCGACGACGCCGATGTGATCATCGACCTGCTGGTGGACCGGCTGATCAAGGGCGGGATCGTCCTGGCGGCCCTCATCGCGGTCGTGGTGACCCTCACGATCGTCTACCGCAGAACCGGCCCCAAAGACCCGCCCTGACCACGGGCCCAGGCGCGGTCACGTAGTGGGCCGGGACTGTGAGAACTAGCCGAGGGCGTCGGTGACGGCGTCCGCCCACAGGGCGAGCCCGTCGTCGATCTGCTCTCCGGTGACGACCAGCGGCGGGATCATGCGGACGACGTTGCCGTACGCGCCGCAGGTCAGCAGCAGGAGCCCGCGCTCGGCGGCGGCCCCGTGCGCCCGCGCCGCGGCGGCGGCGTCGGGTTCGCCGTCCGGCGTGGTGAACTCGCTGGCCTGCATCAGCCCGAGCCCCCGCACGTCGCCGATGGCCGGGTGGTCGGCGGCGACCTTGCGGAGCCCGTCGTTCAGCCGCGCGCCCTGCACCGCGGAGTTGCCGACCAGGTCCTCGTCGGCGATGACCTGCAGGGTGGCGAGCGCGGCGGCGCACGAGACGGCGTTGCCCCCGTACGTGCCGCCCTGCGATCCCGGGCGGGCCTTGGCCATCAGCGCCTCCGGCGCCGCGATCGCCGACAGCGGGAAGCCGCTCGCCAGTCCCTTGGCCGTGATCAGGACGTCGGGGCGCGCGTCGGAGTGCTCGTGGCCCCAGAACCGGCCGGTGCGCCCGAACCCGGTCTGCACCTCGTCCATGATCAGCAGGATGCCGTGCCGGTCGGCGCGCTCGCGCAGCCCCTCCAGGAACGCGGGCGGCGCGGGGATGTAGCCGCCCTCGCCGAGGACGGGCTCGACCACGAACGCGGCCGTGTCGGACGCCGGGCTCGCGGTGACGAGCAGGTAGTCGAGCTCGCGCAGCGCGAACCGCGTGGCCTCCTCCTCCGACCACCCGTACCTGTAGGCCTGCGGGAACGGCGCGATCGCGGCGCCCGGCATCAGCGGGCCGATCCCGGCGCGGAACTTCGTGCCCGCCGTGGTGAGCGCGGCGGCGCCCATCGTCCGGCCGTGGAAGGAGCCGTGGAAGACGACGATGTTCTGCCGGCCGGTGGCGTGCCGCGCCAGCCGGATGGCCGCCTCGACGGCCTCGCTGCCGCTGTTGAGGAAGAACAGCGAGTCCAGGCCCGCCGGCAGCACCTCGCCGAGCGCCTCGGTCAGCCGCAGCAGCGGCCGGTGCATGACGGTCGTGTACTGGCCGTGGATGAGCGTGCCCACCTGCCGCTGCGCGGCCTCGACCACGCGCGGGTGGCAGTGGCCGGTGTTGGTGACGCCGATGCCCGCGGTGAAGTCCAGGTGCCGGCGGCCCTCGGCGTCGTACAGGTAGACGCCCTCGCCGCGCTCGGCAAGGACGGGGGTGGCCTGCTTGAGCAGGGGAGACAGCGTCGCCATGGCGTCCCTCCGGTAGATTGTCGACAATCTGCAATGTAGGTGGCCCCGGGCCGGTTGTCCAGGGCGGCTCGCGCCGTGTGGCGGCGCCGGAAGTTACGACTCGCGGAGGCGGTGGATGGAGTCGGTCATGTGCTCCTCGATCAGGGTGAGCAGGTGCTCCTCCTCCCCGTCGCCGATCGCGTCGACGAGCCGCCGGTGCTCCTCGACGAGGTCGGCGGGCTCGGGATAGGTGTCCTGCAGCGCGTTCAGGCACATGCGCGTCTCCACCAGCAGCGTGTGCGCCATCCGCTCCAGCCGCGGGCTGCCCGACGAGCTGACCAGCACCTCGTGGAACGCCTGGTCGGCGTCGCTCATCGCGACCCGGTCGCGCTCGCGGGCGGCGGCCACGAGCGCCTCCAGCGCCTCGGTGAGCCGGGCCACCGCCTCGCCCCGGTTCCGGTCCATGATCAGGCGGCAGGCCTCGCGCTCGATCGCGAGCCGGGCGAGGTAGACGTCCTCGACGTCCCCCTCGTCCAGGGTGATCACGAACAGCCCGCGGTGCGGCTCGCTGACCAGCAGGCCCTCCTGGACGAGCCGCTGCATGGCCTCGCGCAGCGGTCCGCGGCTGATGCCGAGGCGCGCGGCGAGCTCGGCCTCGCCGAGCTGCGCGCCGGGCTCCAGCGACCCGTACATGATCGCCGAACGCAGCTCGTCCGACACGATCTCCACTGTGGACTTGCGGGGAACAGGCTCAAGCTCACCCAGTCGGCCCATCGGTTCCCTTTCGTCTTCTTGTCATGGCTGCCAGGCATGTCGCCCGTGCGGGAGGACGGCGGCGGGGACGGAGAACAGCCGGCCCAGCCCGGTGCGCGGCGGGAGCCCCTCGGGGCCGGACGCGAGCCGCAGCCCCTCCCAGACGCTCACCTGGTTGGCGGTCAGCACCGGCTTGCCGACCCGCGCCTCCAGCTTGTCGAGCCAGGACACCGTGTGCAGCGCGGTGTCGGGCACCAGCACCGCCTCGGCGTCCGGATGGTCGTTGGCCGCCACGAAGCTCAGCACCTCGTCGCGGCCGAGGGTGCCGACCTCGGCGGCGGTGACGATGCCCCGGCAGGACAGCGCCACCACCTCGATGCCGGCGTGGGCGAGGAACGCGACGAACCGCTCGGCGACGTCGGCCGGATAGGTCGCGGCGACCGCGACCCGGGTCACGCCGAGGGCCCGCGCCGCGTGCACGAACGCGAACGAGGTGCTGGAGGCGGGCACGCCCGCCGCCTCGCGGACGCTCGCGACCTGCTGCGCGGCGCCGTCCCAGCCGAACACGAAGCTGCCGCTGGTGCACGCCCACACTGCGGCCTTCACGCCGAGGTCGCGGAGGGCGCGGGCGCCGTCGCCGAGCACGTCGGCGCCGCCGATGTCCAGCAGCGCGTCGACGCGGTGGGCGTCCTCGCGCATCAGGGTGTGCACGACCGGGAGGCTGACCTCTCCCAGGGCGCGCTCGATGGCGGGGTAGTCGTCCTCGGCGCTGAAGCCGGGGTAGAGGAACCCCGCGCGCAACCCGTTCTGTGGCATGTGGTCGGCCATCCTACCTTTGGGGATCATGGCGGCTAGGCCGCGGTGAAGGGAGCGAGCCTGACCAGGGACTGCCCGGGACCGGACGCCGAACGGCCCATGGCGCGCAGCGCCGAGCACATCGTCACCTGGTTGGCGGTCAGCACCGGCTTGCCGATCATCTGCTCCAGCGGGGCGATGATGTCGTAGGTCGGGACGTTGGTGCAGCTGATGAAGACGGCCTCGGCCTCGGGGCAGTCCACCGTCGAGACGGCCGACACGATCTCGCCGTAGCCGACCTTCCAGATGTGGCTGAGCAGCCCCAGCCCGACCGAGGAGACCACCTCGATGCCGTGCTCGCCGAGGAACGACACGAGCCGCTCGGTGACGGCGTCGATGTAGGGCGTGACGACCGCGATGCGCCGGGCGCCGAGCAGCCCCAGCGACTCCACCAGGGCGCCGGAGGTCGTCGTCGAGACCGGCGCGCCGGCCCGCAGCATCGACTCGTGCAGTTGCAGCTCGCCCGCCTTGCCGCGGATGAAGCTGCCCGAAGCGCACGCGTAGGCGACCGCGAGCGGCTCGGGCGCCAGGACGTCGCGGGTCGCCTGCCGGACGATCGACTGGTCCGACAGGGCGGAGGCCATCTCCACCGTGACCGGGACCGGCACGTACGGCAGCCGGGTCATGAACAGCGACACGTCGTCGGGCGTCCAGCGCCACAGCTCCCGGTCGAGGGCGAAGTCGAACGGCGCGACCACCCCGATGCCGTGCTGGGCGAGCAGCTCGGGGCCGACGACCAGGGAGGGGTCGAATGTCATCTGCGCGGCCGTCACTCTAGGACTCTGCACGCGCGTAGACGAGGCGCTCGCCGACGCCGCCGGACCGCCACACGTCGTTGCACGCCTCGGCCATCCGGTCGAGGCCGTCGACGATCGTGGCGTAGACGTTGCCGGGGACCCAGCCGACGTCCCCGTTCAGCAGCAGGTTGTTGCGGCCGTAGAAGATCGCGAGGTCGATGACGCCGGGCAGCGCGTGGATGTTCTTCTCCTCCTTGAACTTCCGGTCGAGCATCCCGCCGGGGAAGGAGAAGTAGACGACGTCGCCCGGGATGGGGGTGACGGTGGGGTTCTCCAGGCCGACCTCCTCCTCGGAGAACCGCTGGACCATCGTGTAGACCTCGTTGCGGGCGTACTTGGCGTGGTACGCCTCGCCTCCGAGGGGTAGAGCGTTCCAGACGGCCTCGCAGGTCCGCGGCGCGTCCTTCTCAAGAAGTTCGGCGACGCACGACACGCCGCGGCGCTCCAGAGTGATGGTCATGAGCTTGGGCATGCTGACCTCCCCGTGGACAGGGGTGGGCGAGAGCGTCGCCACCCGAAGGACTCTCCATGTTCGTGGGGGGCGTCCCCCCACACCCCCGGACGGGGGCTGTTAGAGCGCTCTGGGATCCGTCCTGGCCCTGCTGGGCAGCGGTTGCGACGGTCTTGCAGCACATGTCCCATTGCGGTGCGCCGGGGCCGCGGTGCACCGCGTTGATTGTTGACAATCCTACGAACGCTTTCTAGCGTGTCAATGCCTCCCGCCGTTGCCTTCTCGTAAACTCCGCACACCCCGGAAGTGACGCCGATGGACCCTGCTCTGCCCGCATCCGGTGGCCCGCCTGACGTGGTGGTCCTGCTGGGCGACGTCGATCCGCGCGGCATGGAGGAGGCGGAGGGCCTCGCGCGCATCCGTTACGTGCGTGAAACAGAGCTGGCGAAGGCCCTTCCCGGCGCCGACGTCCTGTTCATGTGGGACTTCCTCTCGGACGCCCTGGCCGGCGCGTGGCCGGAGTCCGGCGGCCCGAGGTGGGTCCACATCGCCAGTGCCGGAGTCGACCGGCTCATGTTCCCCGGCCTCACTCACAGTGACACTATTGTCACCAACTCGCGCGGCGTCTTCGACGAGCCGATCGCCGAGTACGTCCTCGGCCTCGTGCTCGCCTTCGCCAAGGACCTGCACACCACCCTCCGCCTCCAGGGCGAGCGGCGCTGGCGGCACCGCGAGACCGAGCGGGTCACCGGCTCCCGCGCGCTGGTCGTCGGCACCGGCCCGATCGGCCGCGCGATCGGCCGCCGGCTGTCGGCGGCGGGCCTGGCCGTCTCCGGCGCCGGGCGCACCGCCCGCGACGCCGACCCGGACCTCGGCGTCGTGCACCCCATGGAGCGGCTGGGCGAGGCGCTGGCCGAGGCCGACTACGTCGTGCTCGCCGCGCCCCTCACCCCGCAGACCCGGAAGATGATCGACGCGGCGGCGCTGGAGCGGATGCGGCCGTCCGCGCGGCTCGTCAACGTCGGCCGCGGCGGCCTGGTGGCCGAGGACGACCTCGTCGAGGCGCTGCGCGCGGGGCGGATCGCGGGCGCCGCGCTCGACGTCTTCGAGGACGAGCCGCTCCCGGCGTCCTCGCCGCTGTGGGACCTGCCGAACGTCATCGTGTCCCCGCACATGTCCGGCGACGTCGTCGGCTGGCGGGACGAGCTGGTCCGGCTGTTCGCCGACAACCTCGGCCGCTACGTCTCCGGCCGCCCGCTGCGCAACGTCGTGGACAAGCGCCTCGGGTACGTGGGCTCGGAGCGGGCGGCAACACACCAGAGGGGGTAGCCATGGCCGATGCGGCCGATCTGACCGCGACCGAACTGCTCGCGGAGTACCGGGCGGGGACGCTGTCCCCGGCCGAGGCCGCCGGGGCCGTCCTCGCCCGGATCGAGCGGGACGACCCGGAGCTCAACGCGTTCTGCCTCCTCGACGAGGAGACCACCCTCGACATGGCGCGGGCCGCGACCGAGCGGTGGCGGCGCGGCGCGACGCTCGGGCCGCTGGACGGCGTGCCCGTCTCCATCAAGGACGTCCTGCTCACCCGCGGCTGGCCGACGCTGCGCGGCTCCAGGACGATCGACCCCGTCGGCCGGTGGGACGAGGACGCGCCGTCCGTCGCCCGCCTGCGCGAGCAGGGCGCGGTGTTCGTCGGCAAGACGACGACGCCGGAGTTCGCGTGGAAGGGCGTGACCGACAACCCGCTGACCGGCGTCACCCGCAACCCGTGGGATCCCTCCCGCACGCCGGGCGGGTCGAGCGGCGGCGCGGCGGCGGCGGTGGCGGCGGGCATGGCGCCGCTCGCGCTCGGCACCGACGGCGGCGGCTCGGTGCGCATCCCCGCCGCGTTCACCGGCACCTTCACGATCAAGCCGACGTACGGCCGCATCCCGCACTACCCGGCGAGCCCGTTCGGGACGCTCGCGCACACCGGTCCGATGACCAACACGGTGGCGGACGCGGCGCTGCTGCTCGACGCCGTCTGCGGCGCCGACGGCCGCGACTGGTCGTCGCTGCCGCCGCCGGACGTCGCGTTCGCCGAGGCCGGGGCCCCCGGCGACGGGCGCGACGACCTGACCGGCCTGCGCGTCGCGTTCAGCCCCGACCTCGGGTTCGCGGAGGTCGATCCCGAGGTCGCGGCGCCGGTCGCGGCCGCCGCCGGGGTCTTCGCCGAGCTCGGCGCGAAGGTCGAGCAGGTCGACCCCGGCTTCGGGGATCCGGTCGCGGATTTCGAGGTGCTGTGGTTCGCGGGCGCCGCCAAGGTCGTCGAGCACCTGTCGCCGCGGGAGCGCGAGCTGCTCGATCCCGGCCTGCGGGAGATCTGCGAGCAGGGCGCGCGGTACTCGGCGCTGGACTACCTGACGGCCACGGCCCGCCGCATGGAGCTCGGGCGGATGATGGGCGTGTTCCACGAGCGCTACGACCTGCTGCTCACCCCGACGACCCCGATCGCCGCGTTCGAGGCCGGCCTGGAGGTCCCGCCGGGCTCGCCGTCGCCGCGCTGGACGGGCTGGACCCCGTTCACCTACCCGTTCAACATGACCCAGCAGCCGGCGGCGAGCCTGCCGTGCGGCTTCACCTCCCGCGGCCTGCCCGTCGGCCTCCAGGTCGTCGGCGCCCGGCACGCCGACGCCCTGGTGATGGCCGCGTGCGCCGCCTACGAGCGGGCGCGGCCGTGGAGGCGGTTCACGGGAAGGTGATGACGGCGCGGCCCCGGTGGGTGCCCTCGTCCATCGCGGCGAGGACGCCCGGGGCCTCGTCCAGCGTGACCGGGGTGACCTCGGGGACGATCCCGTGCGCGACCGCGAACGCGAGGGTGTCGCGCAGGTCGTGCGGGGAGCCCGACGGCACGCCCAGCACCCGCAGCCGGCCGCTGACCAGGGCCATCGGCGGCACGCTCACGTTCTCGGCGCCCATGCCGAGGTAGAGCAGGGTGCCGTCCGGGCGCAGGCCGCCGAACGCGGCGAGCCCGGTCGCGGTGTCGGGCGCGGCGTTGACGACGAGGTCGGCGCCGCCCCACGCCCGCAGCGCCTCGGCAGGGTCCCGCTCGTCGGTCGCGACGAACAGTTCCGCGCCGAGCGCGAGCGCCTCCTTCTCGGCGCGGCGCGACCGCGACACCACGGCGACGCGGGCGCCCATCGCGGCGGCGAACCGCTGGGCCATCGTCCCGACGCCGCCGGTGCCGAGCACGGCCACCCTGGACCCGGCGGCGGCCCCGGCCTGCCGGAGACCGTTGAACGCGGTGAGCCCGGCGCACATCAGCGGCGCGCCGGCGACCGGGTCCAGGCCGTCCGGCAGCGGGGTGGCGAACCCGGCGCGGCCGACGAAGTACTCGGTGTACCCGCCGTCGCGGTTGACGCCGGTGACCTGCTTGGGCGCGCCCGTGCACAGGATCTGGTCGCCGCGGGCGCACTGGTCGCAGTGGCCGCAGGACCCGTACAGCCAGGCGGCGCCGACCGGGGTGCCGACCTCGGGCCAGTCGACGCCCTCGCCGAGCGCCGCGACGACGCCGCTGATCTCGTGCCCGGGGACGACGGGGAAGGTTCCGAACGGGTAGTGGCCCCGCAGGTGGTTGACCTCGGAGAAGCACATCCCGCAGGCGGTGACCCGCACCAGGATCTCGCCGGGGCCGGGCCTCGGCTCGTCGCGTTCGACGATCTCCAGCGGTCCGCCCGGGGCGGTGAGCACGGCGCTGCGCATGGCGGCGCCCCCTCTCGTGTCGTGACGGCCGGCGGGCCGTTCGTAGCATCGGTATATCAATGACTGTACTCACGCTATAGGTACGAGCATAGCGTTGCTCGGAAAATTTCTGTAACATCGTTGTTGTGACCGCTCAGAAGGACCCCGACACCCGCGACCGCATCCTGCGCGCCGCCTCGCGGCTGCTCACCGAGGCCGGCGGCGAGCCGGTCTCGACGCGGGCCGTGTGCACCGCCGCCGGCGTCGGGGCGCCGACGCTCTACCACCACTTCGGCGACAAGCGCGGCCTGTTCGACGCCGTCGCCGCCCGCGGTTTCGAGGAGTACCTGGCGAGCAAGCGGGCGCAGGGCGGCACCGGCGACCCGGTCGAGGACCTGCGCCGCGGCTGGGACCTGCACCTCGAGTACGCCGTCACCCATCCCGCGTTCTACACGCTGATGTACGGGACGCCGCGCACTCCGGCCGCCGCCGGCGAGGCGTACGGCATCCTGCTGGGCCTGGTCGAGGCCGTCGCCGGCGCGGGGCGGCTCCGCGTCCCGGTCGCCACCGCCGCCCGCATGATCCACGCCGCCGGGGTCGGGACGGCCCTCACGCTGATCGCGAGCCCGTCCGGCGCGGCCGCCGACCGGGAGGCGTCGGTCCGCACGCGGGAGGCCGTCCTCGCCGCCGTGACCTCGGAGGGCGGCGATCCGGCCGGCACGCCGCTCGCGGCCCGCGCGGTGGCGCTGAAGGCGGCCCTGGGCTCCGCCCCGCCGGCCGGGCTGACCGCCTCGGAGGCGGCGCTGCTCGGCGAGTGGCTGGACCGCCTGGCCGGCTAGGGCCGCGGGGTCCTGTTACCGGGGCGCCGGCGGCGCTTCACGCCGACGCCGCCCCAGAACGCCAGGCCCTTCACCACGACCGTGGGGGAGCCGGGCACGCCGGGCCCGCTGGCCCGCTGGTCGAACCCGCCCATGATCCCGAGCCCGTTGACGTGCACGGTGATGTCGTCCGGCACGATGATCTCGAACCCGCCCATGATCGCGAGCGCCCGGATCACGACCTGGCCCTCCTCGAACCGGGCCTCCCGCAGATCGATCCTTCCGCCGCCCCAGAAGGCGAACGCCCGGAACCGGCGGGGGACGTTCCACACGCCCGCGCGGCGGAACCCGCTCATGATCCCGATGCCGCTCCGCCAGGACGGCGCGCCGTGCACCGGCCGCCAGTCCGCCCCGGTCGCCGGGGGCGCCGCCCGGCCCGGCGAGGGCAGGTCGCGGGTGATCGGCTCGAGCTCCGCGTAGGTCTTGGCCGCGTACACCGCGTCCAGCCGCTCGTCGAGCTCGTCCAGCGTCAGCCGCCCCTCGCCGGCCGCGTCCCGCAGCACCTGCGCGACCCGCTCGCGGTCGGCGTCGCCGGCCCGCATCTCCGGCGCTCCGGGCGTCCCGGGATGCTCGGGGAGGTTCGTCATGCCCGAAGCCTAGACGGACGCCGCCCGCCCCGCATGCCCGATCCGCCGTGGAATCAGGGCCGGGGCGGCTCCAGGCGGACGACGACGGACTTGGACGTGGGGGTGTTGCTGATCTCGGCGGTGCTGTCGAGCGGGACCAGGACGTTGGTCTCCGGGAAGTAGGCCGCCGCGCAGCCGGGCGCGGTCGGGTAGGAGACGGCGCGGAAGGCGGTGGCGCGGCGCTCGGCGCCGTCCGGCCACTCCGAGACGAGGTCGACGGTCGCGCCGTCGGCGACGCCGAGGCGGGCCAGGTCGGCGGGGTTGACGAGCACGACGCGGCGTCCCGCCTTGATGCCCCGGTAGCGGTCGTCCAGGCCGTAGACGGTGGTGTTGTACTGGTCGTGGCTGCGGACGGTCTGCAGCAGCAGCCGCCCCTCGGGGACCCGCAGGACCTCCAGCTCGTTCACCGTGAGGTTGGCCTTGCCGGTCGCCGTCGGGAACCTGCGCTCGTCGCGGGGCGCGTGGGGGAGCGTGAAGCCGCCGGGCTCGCGGAGGCGGGCGTTGAAGTCCTCGAAGCCGGGGACGACCCGGGAGACGTGGTCGCGGATCACGTCGTAGTCGCGCTCCATCGCCTCCCAGTCGATGCCCGAGCCGGGCAGCGCGGCCCTGGCGAGCCGGCAGACGATCGACACCTCCGGCAGCAGGTGCTCCGACGCGGGGGCGAGGCGGCCGCGGGAGGCGTGCACCATGCCCATCGAGTCCTCGACGGAGACGATCTGCGGCCCCGTCTCCCGCACGTCCCGCTCGGTGCGGCCGAGCGTCGGGAGGATCAGCGCCACCTCCCCGGTCACCGCGTGCGACCGGTTGAGCTTGGTCGACACCTGCGCCGTCAGCCGGCAGCCGCGCAGGGCCGCCTCCGTCACGGCGGAGTCGGGGGTGGCGCGGACGAAGTTGCCGCCCATCCCGAGGAACACCCTGGCCCTTCCGTCGCGCATGGCGCGGATCGCCTCGACGGTGTCCAGGCCGTGCTCGCGGGGCGGCTCGAACCCGAACTCGGCGGCGAGGGCGTCCAGGAAGGCGGGCTTCGGCCGCTCCCAGATGCCCATCGTCCGGTCGCCCTGCACGTTGGAGTGGCCGCGGACGGGGCAGACGCCCGCGCCGGGCCGGCCGATGTTGCCGCGCAGCAGCAGGAAGTTGACGATCTCGCGGATCGTCGGCACGGAGTTGCGGTGCTGGGTGAGGCCCATCGCCCAGCAGACGACGATCCGCTCGGCGGCGAGGACGTCGCCCAGCGTCGCGGCGATCTCCGCGCGGGTGAGGCCGGTCGCCTCCAGGACGTCGTC encodes:
- a CDS encoding aspartate aminotransferase family protein, which translates into the protein MATLSPLLKQATPVLAERGEGVYLYDAEGRRHLDFTAGIGVTNTGHCHPRVVEAAQRQVGTLIHGQYTTVMHRPLLRLTEALGEVLPAGLDSLFFLNSGSEAVEAAIRLARHATGRQNIVVFHGSFHGRTMGAAALTTAGTKFRAGIGPLMPGAAIAPFPQAYRYGWSEEEATRFALRELDYLLVTASPASDTAAFVVEPVLGEGGYIPAPPAFLEGLRERADRHGILLIMDEVQTGFGRTGRFWGHEHSDARPDVLITAKGLASGFPLSAIAAPEALMAKARPGSQGGTYGGNAVSCAAALATLQVIADEDLVGNSAVQGARLNDGLRKVAADHPAIGDVRGLGLMQASEFTTPDGEPDAAAAARAHGAAAERGLLLLTCGAYGNVVRMIPPLVVTGEQIDDGLALWADAVTDALG
- a CDS encoding GntR family transcriptional regulator, translating into MGRLGELEPVPRKSTVEIVSDELRSAIMYGSLEPGAQLGEAELAARLGISRGPLREAMQRLVQEGLLVSEPHRGLFVITLDEGDVEDVYLARLAIEREACRLIMDRNRGEAVARLTEALEALVAAARERDRVAMSDADQAFHEVLVSSSGSPRLERMAHTLLVETRMCLNALQDTYPEPADLVEEHRRLVDAIGDGEEEHLLTLIEEHMTDSIHRLRES
- a CDS encoding maleate cis-trans isomerase family protein produces the protein MPQNGLRAGFLYPGFSAEDDYPAIERALGEVSLPVVHTLMREDAHRVDALLDIGGADVLGDGARALRDLGVKAAVWACTSGSFVFGWDGAAQQVASVREAAGVPASSTSFAFVHAARALGVTRVAVAATYPADVAERFVAFLAHAGIEVVALSCRGIVTAAEVGTLGRDEVLSFVAANDHPDAEAVLVPDTALHTVSWLDKLEARVGKPVLTANQVSVWEGLRLASGPEGLPPRTGLGRLFSVPAAVLPHGRHAWQP
- a CDS encoding maleate cis-trans isomerase family protein, whose product is MTFDPSLVVGPELLAQHGIGVVAPFDFALDRELWRWTPDDVSLFMTRLPYVPVPVTVEMASALSDQSIVRQATRDVLAPEPLAVAYACASGSFIRGKAGELQLHESMLRAGAPVSTTTSGALVESLGLLGARRIAVVTPYIDAVTERLVSFLGEHGIEVVSSVGLGLLSHIWKVGYGEIVSAVSTVDCPEAEAVFISCTNVPTYDIIAPLEQMIGKPVLTANQVTMCSALRAMGRSASGPGQSLVRLAPFTAA
- a CDS encoding DUF3830 family protein; the protein is MTITLERRGVSCVAELLEKDAPRTCEAVWNALPLGGEAYHAKYARNEVYTMVQRFSEEEVGLENPTVTPIPGDVVYFSFPGGMLDRKFKEEKNIHALPGVIDLAIFYGRNNLLLNGDVGWVPGNVYATIVDGLDRMAEACNDVWRSGGVGERLVYARAES
- a CDS encoding D-2-hydroxyacid dehydrogenase, which produces MDPALPASGGPPDVVVLLGDVDPRGMEEAEGLARIRYVRETELAKALPGADVLFMWDFLSDALAGAWPESGGPRWVHIASAGVDRLMFPGLTHSDTIVTNSRGVFDEPIAEYVLGLVLAFAKDLHTTLRLQGERRWRHRETERVTGSRALVVGTGPIGRAIGRRLSAAGLAVSGAGRTARDADPDLGVVHPMERLGEALAEADYVVLAAPLTPQTRKMIDAAALERMRPSARLVNVGRGGLVAEDDLVEALRAGRIAGAALDVFEDEPLPASSPLWDLPNVIVSPHMSGDVVGWRDELVRLFADNLGRYVSGRPLRNVVDKRLGYVGSERAATHQRG
- a CDS encoding amidase — its product is MADAADLTATELLAEYRAGTLSPAEAAGAVLARIERDDPELNAFCLLDEETTLDMARAATERWRRGATLGPLDGVPVSIKDVLLTRGWPTLRGSRTIDPVGRWDEDAPSVARLREQGAVFVGKTTTPEFAWKGVTDNPLTGVTRNPWDPSRTPGGSSGGAAAAVAAGMAPLALGTDGGGSVRIPAAFTGTFTIKPTYGRIPHYPASPFGTLAHTGPMTNTVADAALLLDAVCGADGRDWSSLPPPDVAFAEAGAPGDGRDDLTGLRVAFSPDLGFAEVDPEVAAPVAAAAGVFAELGAKVEQVDPGFGDPVADFEVLWFAGAAKVVEHLSPRERELLDPGLREICEQGARYSALDYLTATARRMELGRMMGVFHERYDLLLTPTTPIAAFEAGLEVPPGSPSPRWTGWTPFTYPFNMTQQPAASLPCGFTSRGLPVGLQVVGARHADALVMAACAAYERARPWRRFTGR
- a CDS encoding alcohol dehydrogenase catalytic domain-containing protein, with the protein product MRSAVLTAPGGPLEIVERDEPRPGPGEILVRVTACGMCFSEVNHLRGHYPFGTFPVVPGHEISGVVAALGEGVDWPEVGTPVGAAWLYGSCGHCDQCARGDQILCTGAPKQVTGVNRDGGYTEYFVGRAGFATPLPDGLDPVAGAPLMCAGLTAFNGLRQAGAAAGSRVAVLGTGGVGTMAQRFAAAMGARVAVVSRSRRAEKEALALGAELFVATDERDPAEALRAWGGADLVVNAAPDTATGLAAFGGLRPDGTLLYLGMGAENVSVPPMALVSGRLRVLGVPSGSPHDLRDTLAFAVAHGIVPEVTPVTLDEAPGVLAAMDEGTHRGRAVITFP
- a CDS encoding TetR/AcrR family transcriptional regulator, whose translation is MTAQKDPDTRDRILRAASRLLTEAGGEPVSTRAVCTAAGVGAPTLYHHFGDKRGLFDAVAARGFEEYLASKRAQGGTGDPVEDLRRGWDLHLEYAVTHPAFYTLMYGTPRTPAAAGEAYGILLGLVEAVAGAGRLRVPVATAARMIHAAGVGTALTLIASPSGAAADREASVRTREAVLAAVTSEGGDPAGTPLAARAVALKAALGSAPPAGLTASEAALLGEWLDRLAG
- a CDS encoding DUF1707 SHOCT-like domain-containing protein; translation: MTNLPEHPGTPGAPEMRAGDADRERVAQVLRDAAGEGRLTLDELDERLDAVYAAKTYAELEPITRDLPSPGRAAPPATGADWRPVHGAPSWRSGIGIMSGFRRAGVWNVPRRFRAFAFWGGGRIDLREARFEEGQVVIRALAIMGGFEIIVPDDITVHVNGLGIMGGFDQRASGPGVPGSPTVVVKGLAFWGGVGVKRRRRPGNRTPRP
- a CDS encoding FdhF/YdeP family oxidoreductase produces the protein MTRKPPAGDFDDSGLEVSKPKQWAAGVPGVTAALRHSQAEMGVRRTALTLLRVNQKQGFDCPGCAWPEGDHRHTAEFCENGAKAVAEEATLRRVTREFFAEHGVEELAGRSDHWLGQQGRLTEPMVKRAGSGHYEPVSWDEAFGLLATELNALDSPDEAVFYTSGRTSNEAAFAYQLFARAFGTNNMPDCSNMCHESSGSALSETIGIGKGSVLLEDLYQADLVFVVGQNPGTNHPRMLSALERAKREGARVIAVNPLPEAGLMRFKNPQRASGMAGRGTVLADRFLQIRLNGDLALFQALNRMLLESDAPGALDREFLDAHAHGFEAFREHALRLDWDDVLEATGLTRAEIAATLGDVLAAERIVVCWAMGLTQHRNSVPTIREIVNFLLLRGNIGRPGAGVCPVRGHSNVQGDRTMGIWERPKPAFLDALAAEFGFEPPREHGLDTVEAIRAMRDGRARVFLGMGGNFVRATPDSAVTEAALRGCRLTAQVSTKLNRSHAVTGEVALILPTLGRTERDVRETGPQIVSVEDSMGMVHASRGRLAPASEHLLPEVSIVCRLARAALPGSGIDWEAMERDYDVIRDHVSRVVPGFEDFNARLREPGGFTLPHAPRDERRFPTATGKANLTVNELEVLRVPEGRLLLQTVRSHDQYNTTVYGLDDRYRGIKAGRRVVLVNPADLARLGVADGATVDLVSEWPDGAERRATAFRAVSYPTAPGCAAAYFPETNVLVPLDSTAEISNTPTSKSVVVRLEPPRP